In a single window of the Deinococcus yavapaiensis KR-236 genome:
- the miaB gene encoding tRNA (N6-isopentenyl adenosine(37)-C2)-methylthiotransferase MiaB has translation MAKAKIVTYGCQMNEYDSHLVESQLVSFGVDMVDSIDEADFVLVNTCAIRGKPVEKVRTLLGTLRKAKHERGLVVGMMGCLAQLEEGQQIARKFEVDVLLGPGSLLDIGKALEANERFWGLQFKDEINDHIVPPPKGKLGAHLTIMRGCDHHCTYCIVPQTRGPQVSRSPDSILRELDQLLEAGIVEVTLLGQNVNSYGIDQGRRVPGLPSFAELLRRVGASGVKRIKFTTSHPMNFTEDVAVAMAETPAVCDFIHLPVQSGSNRVLRRMAREYTREKYLEHVETIKKHLPNAVFATDIIVGFSGETEEDFEQTLSLYDEVGYDAAYMFAYSARPGTPSYKHFEDLPREVKVERLARLVEKQKEWSMRKNAAHVGKVMEVLLRGDAHSDGFLEGHTRGNHPIVVPKALGASGAGLYRARIEHATPHMLYGKLVNAHGEVLPELPRFDPASAELASPLPMA, from the coding sequence ATGGCGAAAGCAAAAATCGTGACTTACGGCTGTCAAATGAACGAGTACGACTCTCACCTCGTCGAGAGCCAACTCGTGTCGTTCGGCGTCGACATGGTGGACTCCATCGACGAGGCGGACTTCGTGCTCGTCAACACCTGCGCCATTCGCGGCAAGCCCGTCGAGAAGGTGCGTACGCTCCTCGGAACTCTGCGCAAAGCCAAGCACGAGCGCGGCCTCGTGGTCGGCATGATGGGCTGCTTGGCGCAACTCGAGGAAGGCCAGCAGATCGCCCGCAAGTTCGAGGTGGACGTCTTGCTCGGACCCGGCAGTTTGCTCGACATTGGCAAGGCGCTGGAAGCGAACGAGCGCTTCTGGGGACTGCAATTCAAGGACGAGATCAACGACCACATCGTGCCTCCGCCCAAGGGCAAGCTCGGAGCGCACCTCACCATCATGCGAGGCTGCGATCACCACTGCACCTACTGCATCGTGCCGCAAACGCGCGGTCCGCAAGTCAGCCGCTCGCCCGACTCGATTTTGCGCGAACTCGACCAACTGCTCGAAGCGGGCATCGTCGAGGTGACGCTGCTCGGGCAGAACGTCAACTCGTACGGCATCGACCAAGGACGGCGCGTGCCCGGCCTTCCGAGCTTCGCCGAGCTGCTGCGCCGCGTAGGCGCGTCGGGCGTGAAACGCATCAAGTTCACGACGAGTCACCCCATGAACTTCACCGAGGACGTCGCGGTCGCCATGGCCGAAACGCCCGCCGTGTGCGACTTCATCCACCTGCCCGTGCAGAGCGGCTCGAACCGCGTGCTGCGAAGGATGGCGCGCGAGTACACCCGCGAGAAGTACCTGGAACACGTCGAGACGATCAAAAAGCACCTGCCGAACGCGGTGTTCGCCACGGACATCATCGTGGGCTTCTCCGGCGAGACCGAGGAAGACTTCGAGCAGACCCTGTCGCTGTACGACGAGGTCGGGTACGACGCCGCGTACATGTTCGCGTACTCGGCGCGTCCCGGCACGCCTTCGTACAAGCACTTCGAGGACTTGCCGCGCGAAGTCAAGGTCGAGCGTCTCGCGCGCCTCGTCGAGAAGCAAAAAGAGTGGTCGATGCGCAAGAACGCCGCGCACGTCGGCAAGGTCATGGAAGTCCTGCTGCGCGGCGACGCGCACTCCGACGGCTTCTTGGAAGGGCATACCCGCGGCAATCACCCTATCGTCGTGCCGAAGGCCCTCGGAGCTTCGGGCGCCGGTTTGTATCGAGCGAGAATCGAGCACGCCACGCCGCACATGCTGTACGGCAAGCTCGTGAACGCGCACGGCGAGGTGCTGCCCGAGTTGCCGCGCTTCGATCCCGCCTCCGCGGAACTCGCCAGCCCCCTGCCGATGGCGTGA
- a CDS encoding ABC transporter substrate-binding protein, whose amino-acid sequence MKRLLPITLLMTAALVTSSAFAQTAGGVLRAGMQTDPVGLDPHVTQATATRNQLENVYDTLVAFDKSGRIVPSLATKWTTSKDGLTWTFTLRNDVKFHNGRSFVASDVVYSINRIKDPATKSPRSGDFDLVRSVSAPNDRTVVFTLSKPFSPLLSKLAFTLNVIVPKEAASTLNTKPVGTGPFEFAEYVPQTRMVLRKNTDFWGRDAKGNRLPYLDGITYSYLPDPTARVAALRAGTVDWIEYVPAANIRELRGNTQLSVVGGPSANYRSLFMNVQKAPLNDARVRRAISLAINNQEIVDVALLGDGGIPATGTTVPRGNYYAIADNTVGKPNLARARTLLRQAGFPNGFPIELKVTSTYDFLRVPAELIQAQLAQIGIRVNIVAQEWSVYLPDILRKNYTMTILGESGQGDPDDYLYNPFASDSGGNLTNFKDAQIDQWLEQARATSSASSRRALYNRVQRRLVELSPMAFLYNSTQYEAMRANVEGFEHFSNTSYLGLRTTWLKK is encoded by the coding sequence ATGAAACGACTGCTGCCCATCACCCTGCTCATGACCGCCGCGCTCGTCACGTCGAGCGCCTTCGCCCAGACCGCCGGAGGCGTGCTGCGCGCGGGCATGCAAACCGATCCCGTCGGTCTCGATCCGCACGTCACGCAGGCGACGGCGACGCGCAACCAGCTCGAGAACGTGTACGACACGCTCGTCGCGTTCGACAAGTCGGGCCGCATCGTTCCGTCGCTCGCCACGAAGTGGACGACGAGCAAGGACGGCCTCACGTGGACGTTCACGCTGCGTAACGACGTGAAGTTCCACAACGGACGCTCCTTCGTCGCGTCCGACGTCGTGTATTCCATCAACCGCATCAAGGATCCCGCCACGAAGTCTCCGCGTTCGGGCGACTTCGACCTCGTGCGCTCGGTCTCCGCTCCGAACGACCGCACCGTCGTCTTCACGCTCTCCAAGCCGTTCTCGCCGTTGCTGTCCAAGCTCGCGTTCACCCTCAACGTCATCGTGCCCAAGGAAGCCGCCTCGACCCTCAACACCAAGCCCGTCGGTACGGGTCCCTTCGAGTTCGCCGAGTACGTGCCGCAAACGCGCATGGTGCTGCGCAAGAACACCGACTTCTGGGGCCGCGACGCCAAGGGCAACCGCCTGCCGTACCTCGACGGCATCACCTACTCGTACCTGCCCGATCCCACCGCGCGCGTCGCCGCCCTGCGCGCGGGCACCGTCGACTGGATCGAGTACGTGCCCGCCGCGAACATCCGCGAGTTGCGCGGCAACACCCAGCTTTCCGTCGTCGGCGGACCGAGCGCCAATTACCGCTCGCTGTTCATGAACGTGCAAAAAGCTCCTCTCAACGACGCGCGCGTGCGCCGCGCCATCTCCCTGGCCATCAACAACCAGGAAATCGTGGACGTCGCGCTGCTCGGCGACGGCGGCATTCCGGCGACGGGAACGACCGTGCCGCGCGGCAACTACTACGCCATCGCCGACAACACGGTCGGCAAGCCCAACCTCGCCCGGGCGCGCACCCTGCTGCGTCAAGCGGGATTCCCGAACGGCTTCCCGATCGAGCTCAAGGTCACGAGCACCTACGACTTCCTGCGCGTGCCCGCCGAACTCATCCAAGCGCAACTCGCGCAGATCGGCATTCGCGTCAACATCGTCGCGCAAGAGTGGAGCGTGTACCTGCCCGACATCCTGCGCAAGAACTACACCATGACGATCCTCGGCGAGTCCGGCCAAGGCGACCCCGACGACTACCTCTACAATCCCTTCGCGTCCGACAGCGGCGGTAACCTCACGAACTTCAAGGACGCGCAGATCGATCAGTGGCTCGAGCAGGCCCGCGCGACGTCCAGCGCCTCGTCGCGCCGCGCCTTGTACAACCGCGTTCAGCGCCGCCTCGTCGAGCTCAGCCCGATGGCTTTCTTGTACAACTCCACGCAGTACGAAGCGATGCGCGCGAACGTGGAAGGCTTCGAGCACTTCTCGAACACGTCTTACCTCGGCCTCAGGACGACTTGGTTGAAGAAATAA
- a CDS encoding ABC transporter permease, whose product MPNPKIMSPARRSLRLFVRSPGAMIGLVIVLAVALGAIFAPWAAPYDPIRFNPVDRLQGPSFAHLLGTDLYGRDTFSRVMHGGRISLSVATLSVLFALTIGAFFGALAGFLGGVVDTVVMRATDILLAFPAVLLAIALLAFLGGGFWNLTLAIAIAFTAPFARVARASVLQLRGVMFVEASTALGATPTRLLWRHVLPNALAPLIVEITLRLAYAILAEAALSFLGLGTPPPAPAWGQMIADGRPLLEQAPWASIGPGLAIMIAVLGFNLLGDGLRDALDPRLR is encoded by the coding sequence TTGCCGAACCCGAAAATCATGTCGCCCGCGCGGCGCTCCCTGCGCCTGTTCGTGCGCTCGCCCGGCGCGATGATCGGCCTCGTCATCGTGCTGGCCGTCGCGCTCGGCGCGATCTTCGCGCCGTGGGCGGCGCCGTACGACCCCATCCGCTTCAATCCCGTCGACCGCCTTCAAGGCCCGTCGTTCGCCCACCTTCTCGGCACGGACCTCTACGGACGCGACACCTTCTCGCGCGTCATGCACGGCGGGCGCATCTCGCTGTCCGTCGCGACGCTCTCCGTGCTCTTCGCCCTCACGATCGGCGCGTTCTTCGGAGCGCTCGCCGGCTTTCTCGGCGGCGTCGTCGACACCGTCGTCATGCGCGCCACCGACATTCTGCTCGCCTTTCCGGCGGTGCTGCTCGCCATCGCCCTGCTCGCCTTTCTCGGCGGCGGATTCTGGAACCTCACGCTCGCCATCGCCATCGCGTTCACCGCTCCGTTCGCCCGCGTCGCCAGGGCGAGCGTCTTGCAACTTCGCGGCGTGATGTTCGTCGAGGCGAGCACCGCCCTCGGCGCCACGCCCACTCGCCTCTTGTGGCGCCACGTCCTGCCGAACGCCCTCGCGCCCCTCATCGTCGAGATCACCTTGCGTCTCGCGTACGCCATCCTCGCCGAGGCGGCCCTCTCGTTTCTCGGACTCGGCACGCCGCCGCCCGCTCCCGCTTGGGGTCAGATGATCGCCGACGGACGCCCCCTGCTCGAACAAGCGCCGTGGGCATCCATCGGTCCCGGCCTCGCCATCATGATCGCCGTGCTCGGATTCAACTTGCTCGGCGACGGCTTGCGTGACGCGCTCGATCCCCGACTTCGTTGA
- a CDS encoding SDR family NAD(P)-dependent oxidoreductase: MTTLILGATGGLGSALARVWPDRPLVVSGRDEAKLSELAFELGARPCKADVGYESHVQKLFASIESVGADLDTIVYAAGSVAPEPLSGASADVTRRVWNANYFGALWTLKHGLPKLKSGGRAYFVGARPELVTARGFAQYAASKAALARALDIARLEHRGVTITLVLPPAVDTPLWSAVGRVPRGALRASEVAEAILRDRLEDAGQTELRPE; encoded by the coding sequence GTGACGACCTTGATTCTCGGCGCGACGGGCGGCCTCGGCTCGGCCCTCGCGCGCGTCTGGCCCGACCGTCCGCTCGTCGTATCCGGGCGCGACGAAGCGAAACTCTCCGAACTCGCGTTCGAGCTTGGCGCGAGGCCCTGCAAGGCGGACGTTGGTTACGAGAGCCACGTGCAAAAGCTCTTCGCGTCCATCGAAAGCGTCGGGGCCGACCTCGACACCATCGTGTACGCCGCCGGGAGCGTGGCGCCCGAGCCGCTTTCGGGCGCGAGCGCGGACGTGACGCGGCGGGTGTGGAACGCCAACTACTTCGGCGCGTTGTGGACGTTGAAGCACGGCTTGCCGAAGCTGAAGTCGGGCGGCAGAGCGTATTTCGTCGGCGCTCGCCCGGAACTCGTGACGGCGCGCGGCTTCGCTCAGTACGCGGCGAGCAAGGCGGCTCTGGCGCGGGCGCTCGACATCGCGCGCCTCGAACACCGAGGCGTGACGATCACGCTCGTCTTGCCGCCCGCCGTGGACACGCCCTTGTGGAGCGCCGTGGGCCGCGTTCCGAGAGGCGCCTTGCGAGCGAGCGAGGTCGCCGAGGCGATCCTTCGCGACCGACTCGAGGACGCGGGGCAGACCGAGCTTCGCCCTGAGTAG
- a CDS encoding EamA family transporter, which yields MLAAVSIQGGAALAKSLFPVVGPFGVSALRIGFAAVILALLWRPNVRAHTRGELGLAVVFGLALGLMNLSFYASIERIPIGIAVTLEFVGPLGVAVLSSKRKLDFLWVVLAAAGILLIAPIHGANSLDPLGVGLALLAAGFWAAYILLGARVSRAFSGGQGLAVGMIVAALVALPIGFAQGGADLLVPTTIMLGLGVALMSSAVPYSLEMMALRRLPSKTFSILMSLEPAIAATVGFLFLREALTLQQLLAMTLVIAASVGSSLSAGR from the coding sequence ATGCTCGCCGCCGTGTCCATCCAAGGCGGCGCGGCGCTTGCCAAGAGCCTTTTTCCGGTCGTCGGGCCGTTCGGCGTGTCGGCTTTGCGCATCGGATTCGCGGCCGTCATCCTCGCGCTTTTGTGGCGTCCGAACGTCCGGGCGCACACGCGCGGCGAACTCGGCTTGGCAGTCGTGTTCGGCCTCGCGCTCGGCCTCATGAACTTGTCGTTCTACGCGTCCATCGAGCGAATTCCGATCGGCATCGCCGTGACGCTCGAGTTCGTCGGACCGCTCGGCGTCGCCGTCTTGTCGTCGAAGCGCAAGTTGGACTTTTTGTGGGTCGTGCTCGCCGCAGCCGGCATCCTCCTCATCGCGCCGATTCACGGTGCGAACAGCCTCGACCCGCTCGGCGTGGGTCTCGCGTTGCTCGCCGCGGGGTTCTGGGCGGCGTACATCCTGCTCGGCGCGCGTGTCAGTCGAGCGTTCAGCGGCGGGCAAGGACTGGCGGTCGGCATGATCGTCGCGGCGCTCGTCGCCTTGCCGATCGGCTTCGCTCAAGGAGGCGCGGATTTGCTCGTTCCGACGACGATCATGCTGGGGCTCGGCGTCGCCCTCATGTCCTCCGCCGTTCCGTACTCGCTGGAGATGATGGCCCTGAGGCGCTTGCCCTCGAAGACCTTCAGCATCCTGATGAGCCTCGAACCCGCCATCGCCGCCACGGTCGGCTTCCTGTTCTTGCGCGAGGCCCTCACGCTTCAGCAACTTCTCGCCATGACCCTCGTGATCGCCGCGAGCGTCGGGTCGAGCCTCAGCGCGGGACGGTGA
- a CDS encoding YpdA family putative bacillithiol disulfide reductase, translating to MYDLAIVGGGPVGLAAAIAAKRAGLSYVVLEKGCVVNAIFDYPTYMTFFTTAPELEIGGHPFVTLREKPDRKEALSYYRLVAAREHLDIEQYTEVTRVHKAPAGFTVEVNRKDGTDGVVEARRVLVATGYYDHPVMLGIPGEDAENVSHYYTEAHPFWNLNVTIIGAGNSAADAALDLWRGGAKVTMVVRAPNLKPTVKYWVKPDLENRIKEGSVAAHFESRVVEIREDSVVVQPSDGSEPWELKTDFTFVLTGYKPSLSFLTDLGLAKQEDDCLVLNEHYESSVAGLFVVGSAGFAGRTNQVFIENGREHALLAVAEVARQLQTVRT from the coding sequence ATGTACGACCTTGCCATCGTCGGCGGCGGCCCTGTTGGATTGGCCGCCGCCATCGCCGCGAAGCGCGCGGGCCTGAGTTACGTCGTGCTGGAGAAGGGGTGCGTCGTGAACGCCATCTTCGACTACCCGACGTACATGACCTTCTTCACGACCGCCCCGGAGCTGGAAATCGGCGGGCACCCTTTCGTGACGCTGCGCGAAAAGCCCGACCGCAAGGAGGCGCTTTCCTATTACCGCCTCGTCGCCGCGCGCGAACACCTCGACATCGAGCAGTACACCGAAGTCACGCGCGTTCACAAGGCCCCGGCGGGCTTCACGGTGGAAGTGAACCGCAAGGACGGCACGGACGGCGTCGTGGAAGCGCGGCGGGTGCTCGTGGCGACCGGTTACTACGATCACCCGGTGATGCTCGGCATTCCCGGCGAGGACGCCGAGAACGTCAGTCACTACTACACCGAGGCGCACCCGTTCTGGAACCTCAACGTGACGATCATCGGGGCGGGCAACTCGGCGGCGGACGCGGCGCTCGACCTCTGGCGGGGCGGCGCGAAGGTCACCATGGTCGTGCGCGCTCCGAATCTCAAGCCGACCGTGAAGTACTGGGTGAAGCCCGACTTGGAAAACCGCATCAAGGAAGGCAGCGTCGCCGCGCACTTCGAAAGCCGTGTCGTGGAGATTCGCGAGGACAGCGTCGTCGTGCAACCGAGCGACGGAAGCGAGCCGTGGGAGCTGAAAACGGACTTCACCTTCGTCCTGACGGGCTACAAGCCGAGCCTGAGCTTCCTCACCGACCTCGGCTTGGCCAAGCAAGAAGACGACTGCCTCGTCCTGAACGAACACTACGAGTCGAGCGTGGCAGGCTTGTTCGTCGTGGGAAGCGCGGGCTTCGCGGGCCGCACGAATCAGGTCTTCATCGAAAACGGCCGCGAGCACGCCCTGCTGGCCGTGGCGGAAGTCGCGCGTCAACTGCAAACCGTCCGCACCTGA